A region of Anopheles merus strain MAF chromosome 2R, AmerM5.1, whole genome shotgun sequence DNA encodes the following proteins:
- the LOC121600007 gene encoding HEAT repeat-containing protein 5B isoform X4 translates to MELSHSLTLNEAALSQLPEQKRPVFIFEWLRFLDKVLVAAQKSDIKGCQKKLVEQLTQHIQGAPGPPTRKLIARCLATLFSVGDTFLLFETVNKCNDILKNKDDSPSYLPTRLAAICVVGCMYEKLGRMMGRSYEETVQILLKSLKNAESQSRIEIMMTLEKVCAGMGSAIANVHKDIYKAVRYCLTDRVMAVRVAASNCLLEMTGHAPFLYTTELESLASLCFRAFDGCNYEVRCAVARLLGTLIACTQNGSLRNFSSMTASASSTKSLRPVSLDEALGVLMAGFLRGGVSFLKGTGEIIKGSSGVNREVRVGVTHAYVVFVQTMGGLWLERNLQPFLVHVLDLVANPKAASSHVDAVYSRKCINFILRSVIGKMLGEKAQSSACKELIHLIAKQMNSIDFNPENAKDSNQETLFSQHLLVCALQELGSLVLLLGTTAQNLLADQSLNFIDAICAVLIHPCMAARLAAAWCLRCVCVAVPGQITPLIDRFIDAIEKMRTSPDAISGYSGALAAVLGGVRYSPLGIPHTRGKIIFNTAEELLRTASQNSRLSLNRTQAGWLLIGAIMTLGVPVVKGLLPRMLLLWRNAFPRSTKELESEKARGDAFTWQVTLEGRAGALSVMHSFLLHCPELVTDDITRRLLTPIESALAMLINITSVLKNYGQHLKAPTAMVRLRLYETLSLLPANALESSYTHLLRMLVSEFTLTENPANTTTSFLRQMCHGDDSIILGTWLQDTDHRTIEDQMEPNRKADGDYLQPNSAAGSGALEHDACCLYRGIAAGEQCPGPLPLGVAVIDMSVILFGLIFPKVANKHRLQMLEHFGECIKHAKSSRQEAVQMNIFTALLSGLKGLTETKSAIGQDDVRKSATNLIIGALTSANPILRCAAGEALGRIAQVVGDSRVTAELAQTSFDRLKSARDVVTRTGHSLALGCLHRYVGGMGSSQHLNTSVSILLALAQDGSSPVVQVWSLYALSLIADSGGPMFRGYVEPSLSLALKLLLTVPQSHVDVHQCIGRVLSALITTIGPELQGDANSVATARSSFLCAAAIMQAHSDPLVQAEATGCLQQLHLFAPRNVNLSTLVPNLCQNLSSNYLMLRKAAVSCLRQLTTREAKEVCEHAANLVSDEDRYALSDYGLPGVLFGMLDTESDSQMVRNIHDTITSMLQILAAENLSQWLSMCKNVLTVASDASVGAEGTLPGAAGGGGGGAGGAGGGGGGGGSGAAGKDGAAGDHRGEGDDGDDDDDDDDDDNMEFHAEDHQATHPAVQPRWPTRVFAAECVRKVIATCENASANHFDLLAAKEMQMTKSRGDFLVLHLSDLIRMAFMAATSDSDQLRLEGLKTLQEIIDKFAHVPEPEFPGHLLLEQFQAQVGAALRPAFSQDTPSHVTAAACEVCSAWIGSGVARDLNDLRRVHQLLVSNLSKLSSRTNSTQLYNESMATLEKLSILKAWGQVYIMAMVGHGAAPASQMLKALSSSAGTPSQLAGASAAQPKEFSRLAFDDEFGDFDSRGESLLSLVQPELDNLSKHWLAALKDYALLSLPAEYASQLPHDGGAFYTNDTMNLSKPHYLNSWPSILYAAALWLNAEGFRQGDDEGQLSRAQEEDRANANDVPSAKGQTASVTNGGTAATAISHGSPSADRFHLIFGICMEALCSTRTNEKLDSVIACLQSLYTVFDSAWSREMLMQNKTLPVELCNVLHRLILTRDSVQVQYLCISILKQTIAAANECLEREKEAERRKKVARTTATGGEPGEQVGERNGNDEPAEEPSHELDFLGEGGEEGEILPGKSLVYAVLEVVLCLLARQIPGMNPSQSTRVANEQLQRQLAQAQNGLIKLGDDNCLLVANAIQSLNELPKLCSPLGALSILPTILYLTTGVIKEVATKAVHDESPIASTNVVVQAAVQLLKTLATDRYGRHELSGEEWCKLLQSALGRLIDLTKTGCEETKMDEVTVMLAIAVFVLHSPPGVVSVLNLQYPCINHFRQCFQSASLPVRLKCVQTMRSIFANGELRVSTPYIHALAPRLIEQLYSEQARNPTNEHELALVLEGITTVETLIALAEPQNRELMQGIQMLTLLVPILINYLDDPEEPKQLAPQQQQRTKSKYVTALNDHAIQWLMKIGLKYPQEFKTFMAQAPDLRRKLEAAIKRNQMNATLQKSKSEAANAAARNSAAQQQKPTIQLKTDFSNFSFA, encoded by the exons ATGGAGCTGTCCCACAGTCTCACGCTGAACGAGGCCGCCCTCAGCCAGCTGCCGGAGCAGAAGCGGCCCGTATTCATCTTCGAATGGTTGCGCTTCCTGGACAAGGTGCTGGTCGCGGCCCAAAAGTCCGACATCAAGGGCTGCCAGAAGAAGCTGGTCGAGCAGCTGACGCAACACATCCAGGGGGCGCCGGGGCCGCCCACGCGCAAGCTGATCGCCCGCTGCCTGGCCACCCTCTTCTCGGTCGGCGACACGTTTCTGCTGTTCGAAACGGTCAACAAGTGCAATGACATACTGAAAAACAAGGACGATTCGCCGAGCTACCTGCCGACCCGGCTGGCCGCGATCTGCGTGGTCGGCTGCATGTACGAGAAGCTCGGCCGCATGATGGGCCGCTCGTACGAGGAGACGGTCCAGATCCTGCTCAAGTCGCTCAAGAACGCCGAATCGCAGTCGCGCATCGAGATCATGATGACGCTGGAGAAGGTGTGCGCCGGCATGGGCTCGGCCATCGCGAACGTGCACAAGGACATCTACAAGGCGGTGCGGTACTGTTTGACCGATCGCGTGATGGCGGTGCGGGTGGCCGCCTCCAACTGTCTGCTGGAGATGACCGGGCACGCCCCGTTCCTGTACACGACCGAGCTGGAAAGCTTGGCCTCGCTGTGCTTCCGCGCGTTCGACGGCTGCAACTACGAGGTGCGGTGCGCGGTGGCCCGGCTGCTCGGCACACTGATCGCCTGCACGCAGAACGGCAGTCTGCGCAACTTTAGCAGCATGACGGCGTCGGCCTCGAGCACGAAATCGCTCCGGCCGGTGTCGCTGGACGAGGCGCTCGGCGTGCTGATGGCGGGCTTTCTGCGCGGCGGCGTCTCCTTCCTGAAGGGCACGGGCGAAATCATCAAGGGCAGCTCGGGCGTGAACCGGGAGGTGCGCGTCGGCGTCACCCACGCGTACGTCGTGTTCGTGCAGACGATGGGCGGGCTGTGGCTGGAGCGCAACCTGCAGCCGTTCCTGGTGCACGTGCTCGATCTGGTGGCCAACCCGAAGGCTGCCTCGTCCCACGTCGATGCGGTGTACTCGCGCAAGTGCATCAACTTCATACTGCGCTCCGTCATCGGCAAGATGCTGGGCGAGAAGGCGCAATCGTCCGCCTGCAAGGAGCTGATACACCTGATCGCGAAGCAGATGAACTCGATCGACTTCAATCCGGAGAACGCGAAAGACTCCAACCAGGAGACGCTATTTAGCCAGCATCTGCTCGTGTGCGCGCTGCAGGAGCTGGGCagcctggtgctgctgctcggcacCACCGCGCAGAACCTGCTCGCCGACCAGTCGCTCAACTTCATCGACGCTATCTGTGCCGTGCTGATCCATCCGTGTATGGCGGCCCGGCTAGCGGCCGCCTGGTGTTTGCGGTGCGTCTGCGTTGCCGTGCCGGGGCAGATCACGCCGCTCATTGATCGGTTTATCGACGCGATCGAGAAGATGCGCACCTCGCCGGACGCCATTTCCGGGTACAGTGGAGCGCTGGCGGCCGTGCTCGGTGGCGTACGGTACTCACCGCTTGGGATACCGCACACGCGCGGAAAAATCATCTTCAACACCGCCGAAGAGCTGCTGCGTACGGCAAGCCAGAACAGCCGGCTGTCGCTCAATAGAACGCAGGCCGGCTGGCTGCTGATCGGAGCCATCATGACGCTGGGGGTGCCGGTGGTAAAGGGTCTGCTACcccggatgctgctgctctggAGGAACGCATTTCCCCGCTCGACCAAGGAGCTGGAATCGGAGAAGGCACGCGGGGACGCCTTCACCTGGCAGGTGACGCTCGAGGGCCGGGCCGGGGCGCTGTCCGTGATGCACAGCTTCCTGCTGCACTGTCCCGAGCTCGTGACGGACGATATTACGCGCCGGCTGCTGACACCGATCGAGAGCGCTTTGGCGATGCTGATCAA CATAACGTCCGTGCTGAAAAACTACGGTCAGCATCTGAAAGCACCGACGGCGATGGTACGCCTGAGGCTGTACGAAACGTTATCGCTGCTGCCCGCGAACGCGCTGGAATCGTCGTACACGCACCTGCTGCGCATGCTGGTGTCGGAGTTTACGCTGACGGAGAATCCGGCCAACACGACCACCTCCTTCCTGCGGCAGATGTGCCATGGGGATGACTCGATCATACTGGGGACCTGGCTGCAGGACACCGACCATCGCACGATCGAAGATCAG ATGGAACCGAACCGTAAGGCTGACGGTGACTAT CTCCAACCAAACAGTGCCGCCGGTTCGGGTGCCCTGGAACACGATGCCTGCTGCCTGTACCGTGGCATCGCTGCCGGTGAGCAGTGCCCGGGCCCGCTGCCGCTCGGCGTCGCCGTGATCGACATGTCCGTCATACTGTTCGGGCTAATCTTCCCCAAGGTGGCGAACAAGCATCGGCTCCAGATGCTGGAGCACTTTGGCGAGTGCATCAAGCACGCGAAAAGCTCGCGCCAGGAAGCGGTCCAGATGAACATCTTCACCGCCCTGCTCAGCGGGCTGAAGGGTTTGACCGAGACGAAGTCAGCGATCGGGCAGGACGATGTGCGCAAGAGCGCAACGAACCTGATCATCGGCGCGCTGACGAGCGCCAATCCGATACTGCGCTGTGCGGCGGGAGAGGCGCTCGGCCGCATCGCCCAGGTGGTGGGCGATTCGCGCGTAACGGCCGAGCTGGCCCAAACCagcttcgatcggttgaaGTCGGCCCGGGACGTGGTGACGCGCACGGGCCATTCGTTGGCCCTCGGGTGCCTCCATCGGTACGTCGGCGGGATGGGCTCGTCGCAGCATCTGAACACGAGCGTGTCGATACTGCTGGCGCTCGCCCAGGACGGCAGCTCGCCGGTCGTACAGGTGTGGTCACTTTACGCACTGTCGCTGATAGCCGATTCCGGCGGTCCGATGTTCCGCGGGTACGTTGAGCCGTCGCTTTCGCTCGCGCTCAAGCTGCTCCTGACCGTGCCGCAATCGCACGTGGACGTGCACCAGTGCATAGGGCGTGTGCTGAGCGCCCTGATCACGACGATCGGGCCGGAGCTGCAGGGCGACGCGAACTCCGTTGCGACGGCGCGCTCGTCGTTCCTGTGCGCGGCCGCCATCATGCAGGCGCACTCGGACCCGCTGGTGCAGGCGGAGGCGACGGGCtgcctgcagcagctgcacctGTTCGCGCCGCGCAACGTCAACCTGTCGACGCTCGTGCCGAACCTGTGCCAGAACCTGAGCAGCAACTATTTGATGCTGCGCAAGGCGGCCGTCTCCTGCCTGCGCCAGCTGACGACGCGCGAAGCGAAGGAGGTGTGCGAGCACGCGGCCAACCTGGTGAGCGACGAGGACCGGTACGCACTGTCGGATTACGGGCTGCCGGGCGTGCTGTTCGGCATGCTCGACACCGAAAGCGACAGCCAGATGGTGCGCAACATTCACGACACCATCACCTCGATGCTGCAGATACTGGCCGCGGAAAACCTGTCCCAGTGGTTGAGCATGTGCAAGAATGTGCTTACCGTCGCGTCGGATGCGTCGGTCGGCGCGGAAGGTACGCTGCCCGGTGCAGCGGGAGGAGGAGGCGGCGGGGCCGGTGGtgctggcggtggcggtggtggtggtggtagtggggCAGCCGGCAAGGATGGCGCTGCCGGGGACCACCGGGGCGAAGGGGACGAtggcgacgatgacgatgacgacgatgacgatgacaaTATGGAGTTCCATGCGGAGGACCACCAGGCAACGCACCCGGCGGTGCAGCCGCGCTGGCCGACCCGCGTGTTTGCGGCCGAGTGCGTGCGCAAGGTGATTGCGACGTGCGAGAATGCCAGCGCGAACCATTTCGATCTACTGGCGGCGAAGGAGATGCAGATGACCAAGTCGCGCGGCGACTTCCTGGTGCTGCATCTGTCCGACCTGATCCGGATGGCGTTCATGGCGGCGACGAGCGATTCGGACCAGCTGCGGCTGGAGGGCCTGAAGACGCTGCAGGAAATCATCGACAAGTTTGCGCACGTGCCGGAGCCCGAATTTCCGGGCCACCTGCTGCTCGAGCAGTTCCAGGCGCAGGTCGGCGCGGCCCTTCGGCCCGCCTTCTCGCAGGACACGCCGTCCCACGTGACGGCGGCCGCGTGCGAGGTGTGCAGCGCGTGGATCGGGTCCGGTGTCGCGCGCGATCTGAACGATCTGCGGCGCGTCCATCAGCTGCTCGTGTCGAACCTGAGCAAGCTGAGCAGCCGCACCAACAGCACGCAGCTGTACAACGAAAGCATGGCCACGCTGGAGAAGCTGAGCATTCTGAAGGCCTGGGGCCAGGTGTACATTATGGCGATGGTGGGGCACGGGGCCGCCCCGGCCAGCCAGATGCTGAAGGCGCTCAGCTCGTCCGCCGGCACCCCTTCGCAGCTAGCTGGCGCGTCCGCCGCCCAGCCGAAAGAGTTCAGCCGGCTAGCGTTCGACGACGAGTTTGGCGATTTCGATAGTCGGGGCGAAAGTTTGCTCTCGCTAGTGCAGCCCGAGCTGGACAATCTGTCCAAGCATTGGCTGGCGGCGCTGAAAGATTACGCACTGCTGTCGCTGCCGGCGGAGTACGCGAGCCAGCTGCCCCACGACGGGGGAGCGTTCTACACGAACGACACGATGAATCTTTCCAAACCACACTATCTGAATTCGTGGCCATCGATCCTGTACGCGGCCGCCCTGTGGCTGAACGCGGAAGGATTCCGGCAGGGCGACGACGAGGGCCAGCTGTCCCGCGCCCAGGAAGAGGACAGGGCGAACGCGAACGATGTGCCGAGCGCGAAGGGGCAAACGGCGTCCGTCACGAACGGTGGCACCGCCGCCACTGCGATATCGCACGGTAGCCCGAGCGCGGACCGGTTCCACCTCATCTTTGGCATCTGCATGGAGGCGCTGTGCAGTACGCGCACGAACGAGAAGCTGGACAGTGTGATCGCCTGCCTGCAGTCGCTCTACACGGTGTTCGATTCGGCCTGGTCGCGCGAGATGCTAATGCAGAACAAAACGCTCCCCGTGGAGCTGTGCAACGTGCTGCATCGGTTGATACTGACGCGGGACAGCGTGCAGGTACAGTACCTGTGCATTTCGATACTGAAGCAAACGATAGCGGCCGCCAACGAGTGTCTGGAGCGGGAGAAGGAGGCGGAGCGGCGAAAGAAGGTGGCACGCACCACCGCTACTGGCGGCGAGCCGGGCGAGCAAGTGGGTGAACGTAATGGTAACGACGAACCGGCGGAAGAGCCATCCCACGAGCTGGACTTCCTCGGCGAAGGCGGAGAAGAGGGCGAAATATTGCCCGGCAAGTCGCTAGTGTATGCGGTGCTGGAGGTCGTTCTGTGCCTGCTAGCGCGCCAGATACCGGGCATGAATCCGTCCCAGAGTACGCGCGTGGCGAACGAGCAGCTGCAGCGCCAGCTGGCCCAGGCCCAGAACGGGCTGATCAAGCTCGGCGACGACAACTGTCTGCTGGTGGCGAACGCAATCCAAAGCCTGAACGAGCTGCCGAAGCTGTGCTCGCCGCTCGGCGCCCTGTCCATCCTGCCCACCATCCTGTACCTAACGACGGGCGTCATCAAGGAGGTGGCGACCAAAGCCGTGCACGACGAGTCGCCGATCGCCAGCACGAACGTGGTGGTGCAGGCGGCGGTGCAGCTGCTGAAAACGCTCGCCACCGACCGGTACGGGCGTCACGAGCTGTCCGGCGAGGAGTGGTGCAAGCTGCTGCAGAGCGCCCTCGGCCGCCTGATCGATCTCACCAAGACGGGCTGCGAGGAGACGAAGATGGACGAGGTGACGGTGATGCTGGCGATCGCGGTCTTTGTGCTGCACTCGCCGCCCGGTGTCGTGTCGGTGCTGAACCTGCAGTACCCGTGCATCAACCACTTCCGGCAGTGCTTCCAGAGCGCCTCGCTGCCGGTGCGCCTGAAGTGTGTGCAGACGATGCGCTCGATCTTTGCGAACGGCGAGCTGCGGGTGTCCACGCCGTACATACACGCGCTCGCACCCCGGTTGATCGAGCAGCTGTACTCGGAGCAGGCGCGCAACCCAACCAACGAACACGAGCTGGCGCTGGTGCTGGAAGGTATAACGACGGTGGAGACGCTGATTGCGCTAGCGGAACCGCAGAATC GAGAATTGATGCAAG GCATCCAGATGCTCACCTTGCTCGTACCCATCCTCATCAACTACCTGGACGATCCAGAGGAACCGAAGCAGCTAGCGccccagcaacaacaacgaaccAAATCGAAGTACGTGACGGCACTGAACGATCACGCCATACAGTGGCTGATGAAGATCGGGCTAAAGTATCCGCAAGAGTTCAAAACGTTCATGGCACAAGCGCCCGACCTGCGCCGCAAGCTGGAAGCGGCCATCAAGCGCAACCAGATGAACGCCACGCTGCAGAAGAGCAAGAGCGAAGCGGCCAATGCGGCCGCCCGGAACAGTGCCGCCCAGCAGCAGAAACCGACGATACAGCTGAAGACGGATTTCAGCAATTTTAGCTTcgcatag